In Paenibacillus protaetiae, the genomic stretch CGAAGACAACATCCGCAAAGCGGACCGGCTCGTTCGCCAGGCGGCGGCGGACGGCGCGCAAATTATTTTGCTGCAGGAGCTGTTTGAAACGCCTTATTTTTGCCAGAAAGAAAAAGCCGACTATTATCAGTACGCAACGGAGCTTGCCGATAATAAAGCGGTCAATCATTTCAAACAGCTGGCCAAAGAGCTGAAGGTCGTATTGCCGATCAGCTTTTATGAGAAAAAAAATTACGCCCGCTACAATTCGCTGGCTGTCATTGACGCCGACGGCGAGGTGTTGGGCTTGTACCGGAAAAGCCATATTCCCGACGGCCCAGGCTATGAAGAGAAGTTTTATTTCAATCCCGGCGATACCGGCTTCCAGGTGTGGAACACGCGTTACGGCAAAATCGGCGTAGGCGTATGCTGGGACCAGTGGTACCCGGAAGCGGCGCGCGCCATGGCGCTGATGGGCGCAGAGCTGCTGTTTTATCCGACGGCGATCGGCTCGGAGCCGCAGGACAGCAGCATTGATTCGAAAGATCATTGGCAGGCGTGCATGCTTGGGCATGCAGGCTGTAACCTGATCCCGGTCATTGCCTCTAACCGGATTGGCTCGGAATCGGACGATGAGCTGAGCATCGGCTTCTACGGCTCGTCCTTTATTGCCGGTCCGCAAGGCAACAAAATCGTCGAAGCTAGCCGCACGGACGAGCAAGTCATTGTGGCGGAATTTGACCTGGACCTGCTGGAAAACCAGCGGCTTGAATGGGGATCTTCCGCGACCGCCGCCCGGACCTGTACGACATTATCGGCACGTATGACGGTTCAACCCGCTTTAAGAAGTAGACGGCTGGCAGGGGGCTGCGGCGCGCCTCGATTTGCGGCGAGTACCTCAGTCTGCGACGAGTACCTTAGTCTGTGACGAGCGCCTCAGTGAGCAACGAGCACCTTAGTCTGCGACGAGCGCCTCAAATGTATTTTTACAGGTAATTTCGGTTGTTTTCGTGTGAATAATGTTTTTAAATGCAAAAATGCAGTTGTTTTTTTCGGAATTAAGCCAAAATGGCCTTTTTCAGAAGAAACAACTGCATTTTTGCATTTGTTGGCTTGAAATGAGAGGGTTCGCGAGAAATAACCTGCATTTTTGCAGTTGTTGCTTTTGCGCCGGAGCCGCCGCGCAAGCTCGGCAATGCCCCGCGCCAGAGCCGCCGCCGGCGTTGCCGTTAAGCCTGCTCCTCGAATAAGCGGGCAATCTCAATAATGGTGCGGACGGCTTTCTCCATATTGTCTACCGACACATATTCAAATTTGCCGTGGTAGTTTTCGCCGCCGGTAAAAATATTCGGCGTAGGCAAGCCCATATACGAAAGCTGGGAGCCGTCTGTACCGCCGCGGATCGGCTCGATGACCGGCTCGATGCCGAGGTTCCGCATCGCGGTTTCGGCGATAGCTACAACCTGTTTTACCGGCTCGATTTTGTCGCGCATGTTGTAATATTGGTCATGCATATCCAGGATGATCCGCTCTTCGCCGTAGACGGCTTTCAGTTCCTCTACGATTTGCACCATTTTATGCTTGCGGTGTTCGAACGCTTCCCGGTCGAAATCGCGGATAATGTAATACATTTTGGTCAGCTCAACGTCGCCGTTCACGGACAACAGATGATAGAATCCGTCGAAGCCTTCGGTATATTCCGGCGCCTCTTCTTGAGGGAGGCGGGCATTCAGCGCCATGGCGATTTTGGCGGAGTTGACCATCTTGCCTTTGGCGGTGCCGGGGTGCACGTTAGTTCCTTTAATGGTAATTTTCGCCGCAGCGGCGTTAAAGCTTTCATATTGCAGCTCGCCAAGCGGTCCGCCGTCCATTGTGTAGGCAAACTCGGCGCCAAACGCCTCCACGTCGAATTTATGCGGTCCGCGGCCGATTTCTTCATCCGGCGTAAACGCAACGCGGATTTTGCCGTGTTTCACTTCCGGATGTTTGATCAAATAGTCCATGGCGGTCATAATTTCCGCAATGCCGGCTTTATCGTCCGCACCGAGCAGCGTCGTGCCGTCGGTCGTAATGAGCGTATGCCCTTTGTAGTTCGCCAGCTCGGGAAAAGCCTGCTTGGATAACACGACGGAAAGCTTCTCGTTCAGCACAAGATCCCCGCCGTCATACGACTCTACAATTTGCGGGTTTACGCCTTTGCCGGTAAAGTCGGTTGCCGTATCCAGATGAGCCAAAAAGCCGATCACCGGCACGGTTTTGTCCGTGTTGGACGGAAGCGTGGCCATAACGTAGCCGTTGCTGTCCATCGTTACTTCGGTCATGCCGATGCGGTTCAGCTCATCAACCAGCATGCGCGCAAGCGCCAGCTGGCCGGGAGTGGAAGGGCAAGTATCGCTTTCTTCGTTGGATTGCGTGTCCACCCGCGCATATGCGGTAAATCGTTCAATGATTTCATTCTTCATATGAGCCTTAACTCCCTTTCTTTTCCATAATTCGTTGTACTGATATCTTAACATAATTGAACCGTTCAAGGGAAAAATGAGAACGTAACCGCACGGAGATCACAGAAGAAAGGGGTGGCTGCCATGAGCAGAAGAAGCAACAGGAGGCTGCTGGTGCCTGAAGCCCGGCAAGGCCTTAACCAGTTTAAAGCCGATGTAATGCGCCATGAAGGGTATGCAGTGGACGCTTCGCGGCCGGATGATGTGAAATACGAAGTAGCTTCCTCGCTGGGCATTCCGCTGGAACCCGGCGATAACGGCGGGTTGTCGACGGAATCGGCGGGGCGGATAGGCGGCAAAATCGGCGGAACGATGGTCCGCGAAATGATCCGGCTGGCGCAGGAGCAAATTAACAAACGCGAGCTTTGACGGCTGCGGATTGCGGGCGGACAGAGGCGAAAGACGCCGGGCTGTCCGCTTTTTTATTGATTTGGGCCGGAAGCGCGCAAGCGCTGATGCGGTAAACAACTGCACCAGAAGAAGCAGGCATTAATAAAGGCGGCGCCACAAATAAAAGGCGGCGTAAGCTTCCCAGCCTGACCAGCCGGATGCCAGCTTCGAAATGAGTGCTTTGTCCGGTTTGGCCGCTAAACCAAGCGCATCCTTAAGCGCATTATGCAAACCTGCGTCGTCGATCGGAAAAGCGTCCGGACGCCTCAGGCACCGCATCATGACATAATGGGCGGTCCATGGTCCGATTCCGCGTATGCCGGTCAGCTTGCGGGCGATTGCTTGCGTATCGCCGTATTCGAGCAGCATCGCTTTGGAAAGTTCCCCGTCTGCCATAAGCCGGGCAACGCCAATCAAATACTCCGACTTGCGCGTCGTCAATTGCAGCGGCGTCAAATCACCGACCGTCAAGGACGCGATCGTTTCCGGCTCCGGGAACAGCCATAAACGCCCCGCATCGCTTTTTACGCTGCTTCCAAACGTCTCAACCAGCCTTTTTTTTAATGTATACGCAAACGGGAGATTGATTTGCTGCCCGATAATCCCCCAGCATAAGGCTTCAAATAAATCCGGAATGCCCATTATACGCAGCCCGTAGTAACGCTGGACGAGCGGGCGGAGCAGCGGGTCCTGTTCCGCCATGGCATAAAAGGGCAGCAGATCGCGGTCCAGATCCAGCCAGTCCCGGACATAAGCGGCCAGCCCGGCTTGAAGCTGCGCGCGGGGGATGCTCTGCTGCGGGCCGACGGCCGGAGCTGCTTTTGCAGCAGGGCAGTCCGCTATCGCGGACTGCAGACGGATGTGCAGTTTTGTGCCGCCGCCGGGCTTGCGGTCCGATAATGCGTTTCCGCTTTCGCCGGAGCGGAGCGAGAAGACGGCGGGAGTGCTGCTGCCCGGCAGCATGGCTGCTTTATGGATGGCGCCGCCTTGTATATGATAAAGGCATTCATTGGGCGAACGGAGCAAGTAGTCCAAATTGACATTGAAATCAAACGGAACGGGAGCTTCCAGCTCCATCTCGTTCTCCGGATGAGGATAGCTGGAGAGCGGCAATCGCATACACCTCGTTTATTGGTCGTTTTTCTTTTAGTTGTACCATATCCGGCGGCTGTCCGCTTTTGTAATCTTGCGCTTTCATTGCGGGTTCTACCGGATGGCAGCCCGTTTAGGGTATAGTGTTGATGGAGGTGACCGGCTATGCTGCCGACCATGGCGCTTAACGAGGAAATGTGGCGGGCGATCGTCAACAATGATGCCAGCTATAACGGCCGTTTCTATTACGCTGTCCGGACAACGGGCATTTTTTGCCGCCCGTCATGCGGCTCCAGGCAGCCCAACCGGAGCCATGTAGAGCTGTTTGCAACGGCCGGCCAAGCGCTGGCCGCCGGATACCGGCCCTGCAAAAGATGCGGTCCCGCCGATCAGCGGCAGCCCGATGAAGAATGGGCTCAGCAGGCGGCAGGCTGGCTGGATGCGCATTATATGGAGCCGGTGACGCTTGAGGTGCTGTCTGCGGCGCTCCATCGCAGCATTTATCATTTGCAGCGTACATTCAAACGAATAATCGGGATGACTCCCGCTGAATATTTGACCCGCCTCCGTATTGAACAAGCAAAGCAGCTGCTGACGGACAGCAGCTTGCCTGTCGCGGATGTCGGGCAGGCTGTCGGCTTGCCGAATCCGGCGCATTTTTCTGCGTTGTTCCAGAGAAGAACCGGCATGCCGCCAACCGAATACCGGCGTGAACGAAAGGAGCAGGACCATGAAACAAAATAAACCGGAACAGATCGTATGGGGATGGTTTGAGCATGGCGATTGGACGATGGTGGTAGCCGCAACCGGCAAAGGAATCTGTTATGTCGGCTCGCCTGGAGCGGGCTTGAGAGAGCTTGAGGCATGGGCGGCCAAACGGATGCCGGAGGGGATGCTGGTGCATGATGAGGAGCGG encodes the following:
- a CDS encoding bifunctional transcriptional activator/DNA repair enzyme AdaA, producing the protein MLPTMALNEEMWRAIVNNDASYNGRFYYAVRTTGIFCRPSCGSRQPNRSHVELFATAGQALAAGYRPCKRCGPADQRQPDEEWAQQAAGWLDAHYMEPVTLEVLSAALHRSIYHLQRTFKRIIGMTPAEYLTRLRIEQAKQLLTDSSLPVADVGQAVGLPNPAHFSALFQRRTGMPPTEYRRERKEQDHETK
- a CDS encoding DNA-3-methyladenine glycosylase family protein, with product MRLPLSSYPHPENEMELEAPVPFDFNVNLDYLLRSPNECLYHIQGGAIHKAAMLPGSSTPAVFSLRSGESGNALSDRKPGGGTKLHIRLQSAIADCPAAKAAPAVGPQQSIPRAQLQAGLAAYVRDWLDLDRDLLPFYAMAEQDPLLRPLVQRYYGLRIMGIPDLFEALCWGIIGQQINLPFAYTLKKRLVETFGSSVKSDAGRLWLFPEPETIASLTVGDLTPLQLTTRKSEYLIGVARLMADGELSKAMLLEYGDTQAIARKLTGIRGIGPWTAHYVMMRCLRRPDAFPIDDAGLHNALKDALGLAAKPDKALISKLASGWSGWEAYAAFYLWRRLY
- a CDS encoding alpha/beta-type small acid-soluble spore protein, which translates into the protein MSRRSNRRLLVPEARQGLNQFKADVMRHEGYAVDASRPDDVKYEVASSLGIPLEPGDNGGLSTESAGRIGGKIGGTMVREMIRLAQEQINKREL
- the pepT gene encoding peptidase T → MKNEIIERFTAYARVDTQSNEESDTCPSTPGQLALARMLVDELNRIGMTEVTMDSNGYVMATLPSNTDKTVPVIGFLAHLDTATDFTGKGVNPQIVESYDGGDLVLNEKLSVVLSKQAFPELANYKGHTLITTDGTTLLGADDKAGIAEIMTAMDYLIKHPEVKHGKIRVAFTPDEEIGRGPHKFDVEAFGAEFAYTMDGGPLGELQYESFNAAAAKITIKGTNVHPGTAKGKMVNSAKIAMALNARLPQEEAPEYTEGFDGFYHLLSVNGDVELTKMYYIIRDFDREAFEHRKHKMVQIVEELKAVYGEERIILDMHDQYYNMRDKIEPVKQVVAIAETAMRNLGIEPVIEPIRGGTDGSQLSYMGLPTPNIFTGGENYHGKFEYVSVDNMEKAVRTIIEIARLFEEQA